Proteins encoded by one window of Selenihalanaerobacter shriftii:
- a CDS encoding radical SAM protein, with product MQKARVSILDGYLDEPSCLGVPPYIAPHVRYTYGALKDAGLTEDDINYLTIDQFRDNRKELIDKLQLSEIVIIIAGTTVPGKYLGGQPITLQEIEELGEELDKPKTFLNGPIVNCGLGINYIDVISEEIPGLTIYQHLTDKDLSKELDIAQIVDRWAGLGVEVTQQHPNYPYLVCEIETFRGCPRENHCSFCSEGFKEVTYQRSIDGIINEVEGLAELGNQYFRLGCQTDLLLYQSKEEEGELIPNPAAIEKLYSGIREVAPDLKVLHMDNVNPATIADFSKEAAQILETIAQYNTPGDVAAFGLESTDPKVLEANNIGTTVEKTLQAIKMMNEHSGYREDGVPKLLPGVNLLHGLQGESKETMELNFKFLKEVLESDLLVRRINIRQVNPLKDYEAAHGYSKHDFKKYKKKVNDEINKPMLQQVFPVGTLLKEVIIEESKGKISFGRQLGTYPILVGIPGQHEVGEIIDVKIIDHGYRSITGLPWPFNINEAGLAELESLPGIGKKRAMRIFMKKGIKDLDHLNEILDYGYDVERLEDLILFK from the coding sequence ATGCAGAAAGCAAGGGTTAGTATTTTAGACGGTTATTTAGATGAACCATCTTGTTTAGGGGTGCCCCCTTATATTGCTCCTCATGTTAGGTATACTTATGGAGCATTAAAAGATGCAGGTTTAACAGAAGATGATATTAATTACTTAACTATTGATCAATTTAGAGATAACAGAAAAGAGTTAATAGATAAATTACAGCTCTCTGAAATAGTAATTATTATTGCAGGGACTACAGTTCCTGGTAAATATTTAGGTGGACAGCCGATTACTCTACAGGAAATCGAAGAATTAGGAGAAGAATTAGATAAACCCAAAACTTTTTTAAATGGACCTATTGTCAATTGTGGTTTGGGGATTAATTATATAGATGTGATTTCTGAAGAAATACCAGGGTTAACTATTTATCAGCATTTGACAGATAAAGATTTAAGTAAGGAGTTAGATATTGCTCAAATAGTAGATAGGTGGGCAGGATTAGGTGTAGAAGTTACTCAACAGCATCCTAACTATCCTTATTTAGTCTGTGAAATCGAGACATTTAGAGGATGTCCAAGAGAGAATCATTGTTCTTTTTGTAGCGAAGGATTTAAGGAAGTTACTTATCAACGCAGTATTGATGGGATTATTAATGAAGTAGAAGGGTTAGCTGAGTTAGGTAATCAATACTTTAGGTTAGGCTGCCAGACTGATTTATTACTTTATCAGTCTAAGGAAGAAGAAGGGGAATTAATACCGAATCCAGCAGCTATAGAGAAACTTTATTCTGGAATTAGAGAGGTGGCCCCTGATTTAAAAGTTTTACATATGGATAATGTTAATCCAGCTACGATTGCTGATTTTTCTAAAGAAGCAGCTCAGATTTTAGAAACGATTGCTCAATATAATACTCCAGGGGATGTGGCAGCTTTTGGATTAGAGTCAACCGACCCTAAAGTATTAGAAGCCAATAATATCGGTACTACTGTAGAAAAAACTTTACAAGCGATTAAGATGATGAATGAGCATAGTGGTTATCGAGAAGATGGAGTACCTAAATTACTGCCGGGAGTTAATCTTTTACATGGTTTGCAAGGTGAAAGCAAGGAAACTATGGAATTAAATTTTAAATTTTTAAAGGAAGTTTTGGAATCTGATTTATTGGTGAGAAGAATCAATATCCGTCAAGTAAATCCTTTAAAAGATTATGAAGCAGCTCATGGATATAGTAAACATGATTTTAAAAAGTATAAAAAGAAAGTTAATGATGAAATAAACAAGCCAATGTTACAACAAGTATTTCCAGTAGGAACGCTGTTAAAGGAAGTAATTATTGAAGAAAGTAAAGGAAAGATCTCTTTTGGCAGACAATTAGGTACCTATCCTATTTTAGTAGGTATTCCTGGTCAACATGAAGTAGGCGAAATTATAGATGTAAAGATTATTGATCATGGATATAGATCTATAACTGGTCTGCCTTGGCCATTTAATATTAATGAAGCTGGACTGGCAGAATTAGAATCTTTGCCTGGAATCGGTAAGAAACGAGCTATGCGAATATTTATGAAGAAAGGGATTAAGGATTTAGACCATCTTAATGAAATTTTGGATTATGGTTATGATGTAGAGAGATTAGAGGATTTAATTTTATTTAAATAA
- a CDS encoding MTH1187 family thiamine-binding protein, which translates to MALVEVTVVPIGTESSSLSEYVANCQKVLAKETEIEYQLTPMGTIIEGDLDTIFEVVKKLHEVPFQKGAMRVSTSIKIDDRRDKEASMQQKIHSVNNKL; encoded by the coding sequence ATGGCACTTGTAGAGGTAACTGTGGTTCCTATAGGAACTGAAAGTAGTAGTCTTAGTGAATATGTGGCTAATTGTCAAAAAGTATTGGCTAAAGAGACAGAGATTGAATATCAATTAACACCGATGGGAACTATTATTGAAGGAGATTTAGATACTATCTTTGAAGTGGTTAAGAAGTTACATGAAGTCCCTTTTCAAAAAGGTGCTATGAGGGTTTCAACTTCAATAAAAATTGATGATCGTCGTGATAAAGAAGCTAGTATGCAGCAAAAGATTCATTCGGTAAATAACAAATTATAA